Proteins from a single region of Sphingopyxis sp. BSN-002:
- a CDS encoding CoA pyrophosphatase has product MLSEKLRAALDNLLPDDGEDESYLLHGERLRDAAVLIAFTDRPDPGVILTQRPQWLRSHAGQVAFPGGKIDPGDVDAIDAALREAEEEIGLHRHDVTIAGATTPYRSGSGYHITPVLGVIPPDLPLDPNPDEVEDWFEVPLDILFDPSNYALHHANWQGQDRHYYDMDWQGRRIWGVTADIIIKLSRRLPAGWYR; this is encoded by the coding sequence ATGCTCTCCGAAAAGCTGCGCGCGGCGCTCGACAATCTGCTGCCCGACGACGGCGAGGATGAATCCTATCTGCTCCACGGCGAGCGCCTCCGCGACGCCGCGGTGCTCATCGCTTTCACCGACCGCCCCGACCCCGGCGTCATCCTGACCCAGCGCCCGCAATGGCTGCGGAGCCACGCCGGACAGGTCGCCTTTCCCGGGGGCAAGATCGATCCCGGCGACGTCGACGCGATCGACGCAGCGCTGCGTGAGGCCGAAGAGGAGATAGGCCTCCACCGCCACGACGTGACGATCGCCGGGGCGACGACGCCGTACCGCTCGGGCAGCGGCTATCACATCACTCCGGTGCTCGGCGTGATCCCGCCCGACCTGCCGCTCGATCCCAATCCCGACGAGGTCGAGGACTGGTTCGAAGTGCCGCTCGACATCCTGTTCGACCCCAGCAATTATGCGCTCCACCATGCGAACTGGCAGGGGCAGGACCGGCACTATTACGACATGGACTGGCAGGGACGGCGGATCTGGGGCGTGACGGCGGACATCATCATCAAGCTTTCGCGGCGCCTTCCTGCGGGGTGGTACCGATGA
- a CDS encoding CCA tRNA nucleotidyltransferase — protein sequence MTTLPETAWRNAPGLRRIVAALGADKVKIVGGAVRDTLLGLPVTDIDIATPLLPEEVTRRLEAADVKVIPTGIAHGTVTAIASGDHHEITTLRRDVETDGRRATIAFADDWREDAARRDFTINALYADPDSGEVADWFGGIADLQSGCVRFIGDAATRIAEDHLRILRFYRFAARFGQGDLEAASHAAVIAARQSLKSLSRERVADELLKILSIADPRPIVGQMAADGMFEVILPELAPDFAAILDRLLANEAATGVEAAPLRRLSALLPGEPATAEQVASRLRLSTRQRKHLAALAGHRSDLRAARQLAHGIGLDAARDVYLLAGDPASAKAAATSLENWEVPLLPMKGGDIIARGVTAGPEVARILRAVEAAWVAEDYPDAARVATLADQMIGRTSD from the coding sequence ATGACGACGTTGCCCGAAACGGCATGGCGCAACGCACCCGGACTGCGGCGCATCGTCGCGGCGCTCGGGGCCGACAAGGTCAAGATCGTCGGCGGTGCGGTGCGCGACACGCTGCTCGGGCTTCCCGTGACCGATATAGATATCGCAACGCCGCTGTTGCCCGAAGAGGTCACGCGCCGGCTCGAAGCGGCCGACGTCAAGGTGATCCCCACGGGCATCGCGCACGGTACGGTCACTGCGATCGCCAGCGGCGATCATCACGAGATCACGACGCTGCGCCGCGATGTCGAGACCGACGGCCGCCGCGCGACGATCGCCTTCGCCGACGACTGGCGCGAGGATGCAGCGCGGCGCGACTTCACGATCAATGCGCTCTACGCCGATCCCGACAGCGGCGAGGTCGCCGACTGGTTCGGCGGCATCGCGGACCTGCAAAGTGGCTGCGTACGCTTCATCGGCGATGCGGCGACGCGCATCGCCGAAGATCATTTGCGTATCCTGCGCTTCTACCGCTTTGCCGCGCGCTTCGGGCAGGGCGATCTGGAAGCCGCCAGCCATGCCGCGGTGATCGCCGCGCGCCAGTCGCTCAAAAGCCTGTCGCGCGAGCGCGTCGCCGACGAATTGCTCAAGATCCTCTCGATCGCCGACCCGCGCCCGATCGTGGGCCAGATGGCGGCCGACGGGATGTTCGAGGTGATCCTGCCCGAACTCGCGCCCGATTTCGCCGCGATCCTCGACCGGCTGCTCGCCAACGAAGCCGCGACGGGCGTCGAGGCCGCGCCGCTGCGCCGCCTGTCGGCGCTGCTGCCCGGGGAGCCCGCAACCGCCGAACAGGTTGCAAGTCGCCTTCGCCTCTCGACCCGTCAGCGCAAGCATCTTGCGGCCCTGGCAGGACATCGCAGCGACCTTCGCGCGGCGCGGCAGCTCGCACACGGCATCGGTCTCGATGCGGCGCGCGATGTGTATCTGCTTGCCGGCGATCCCGCGTCGGCAAAGGCTGCAGCGACGTCGCTGGAAAATTGGGAGGTCCCGCTGCTCCCCATGAAGGGCGGCGACATCATCGCGCGCGGCGTCACCGCCGGCCCCGAAGTCGCGCGCATCCTGCGTGCGGTCGAGGCGGCATGGGTCGCGGAAGATTATCCGGACGCGGCGCGCGTCGCCACCCTCGCCGATCAGATGATCGGGCGCACCAGCGACTGA